Proteins encoded within one genomic window of Cucumis sativus cultivar 9930 chromosome 3, Cucumber_9930_V3, whole genome shotgun sequence:
- the LOC105435085 gene encoding LOW QUALITY PROTEIN: pentatricopeptide repeat-containing protein At4g14820 (The sequence of the model RefSeq protein was modified relative to this genomic sequence to represent the inferred CDS: inserted 4 bases in 3 codons; deleted 4 bases in 3 codons; substituted 8 bases at 8 genomic stop codons), producing TSPRSKFDRFDFGSLLFQLIISSGTLSSSLDYALSVFDQIPQPNTRFCHKLLRELSXGSGPERALFVYEKMRAEGLSLDRFCFPPLLKAASRNLSLRTGMEIHGLASKLGFGSDPFVETGLVRMYAASGRIMEAGLVFDKMSHKDVVTTDWYCLSGCYDLAFQLFEEMKRTSLELDEMILSTVLSVCARAETLDFGTKIHEFIAKKNFVMDPRLRSALITMYASCGAMDLAWDLYEKISPKYMVVLTAMVSGLAKGGKIGDARNVFDQMVEDLICWSAMISGXTVSDYPQEACIIQENSNNXKXNLMXSPCFRSTTRNVISDCAHLGALDQAKWIQNYVDKNGFGKALSVNNALIDMYVKCGSPEGGREVFGKTPKKNAISWTIMINALXMHGDVHSALSLFHQIKVENVEPNWITFVGLLYACSHGGLAEEGRRIFHSLTNEYGISPKHEHFGXMVDDLFCRANLLSEALEMIEAMPFAPNAIIWGSLMAACHVHGETELGEFAAKXVPKHEPDHDGALLVVLSNLYAKERRWEGVGEVRKVMNKMGVSKEGGGRSRIELINEVHEFQMADXKQADQIYHNLDEVVQKLNLVGYTPQTNCVLIDLEEXEKKKSTLQHSEKLALRDALMNGGRHIYITKNPRICEYCHAFMKLAXKIYAREIFIRDRSRFHHYKDGSCSCTDYW from the exons ACAAGTCCACGTTCCAAGTTCGATCGCTTTGATTTCGGTTCCcttctttttcaacttattATTTCCTCTGGTACTCTCTCGTCTAGTCTCGACTATGCCCTCTCTGTTTTTGATCAAATTCCCCAACCCAACACCCGTTTCTGCCACAAGCTTCTGCGAGAATTATCATGAGGTTCTGGGCCGGAGCGTGCACTTTTTGTGTACGAGAAGATGAGGGCTGAGGGTCTGAGTTTGGATAGGTTCTGCTTCCCTCCGCTGTTGAAAGCGGCTTCGAGGAATCTTTCCTTGAGAACGGGGATGGAGATTCATGGACTCGCGTCAAAGTTGGGATTCGGGTCAGACCCATTTGTGGAGACGGGGTTGGTTAGAATGTATGCAGCCAGTGGACGGATAATGGAAGCTGGGTTggtgtttgataaaatgtctCATAAGGATGTCGTTACCACTGATTG GTATTGCTTAAGTGGTTGTTATGATCTCGCCTTTCAACtctttgaagaaatgaagagaACAAGCTTGGAACTAGATGAAATGATTCTTTCTACCGTTCTTTCTGTGTGCGCTCGTGCTGAAACTTTGGATTTTGGAACAAAAATACAC GAGTTCATTGCTAAGAAGAATTTTGTCATGGATCCTCGCTTACGAAGTGCTCTCATCACGATGTATGCAAGCTGTGGCGCCATGGACTTGGCTTGGGATTTGTATGAAAAGATTTCCCCTAAATACATGGTTGTCTTGACTGCCATGGTTTCTGGGCTTGCAAAAGGTGGAAAAATTGGAGATGCTCGCAATGTCTTTGATCAAATGGTGGAGGACTTGATATGTTGGAGCGCAATGATTTCTGGATAGACTGTGAGTGACTATCCTCAAGAGGCTTGTATTATTCAAGAAAATAGCAACAACTAGAAATGAAACCTGATGTAGTCACCATGCTTTAGATCAACAACTAGAAATGTCATTTCAGATTGTGCTCATCTTGGCGCTTTAGATCAAGCCAAATGGATACAAAATTATGTTGATAAAAATGGGTTTGGCAAGGCATTATCTGTCAATAATGCACTCATTGATATGTATGTCAAATGCGGGAGTCCAGAAGGAGGAAGAGAAGTTTTTGGAAAGACGCCaaagaaaaatgcaatatCTTGGACAATTATGATTAATGCTC GAATGCATGGAGATGTTCACAGTGCTTTAAGCCTATTTCAtcaaataaaagttgaaaatgtgGAGCCTAATTGGATCACATTTGTAGGGTTGCTTTATGCTTGTAGCCATGGAGGTCTAGCTGAGGAAGGCCGaagaatatttcattcattgaCCAATGAGTATGGTATAAGTCCCAAGCATGAGCACTTTGGTTGAATGGTTGAC GACCTGTTTTGCCGTGCAAATCTTCTCAGTGAAGCTCTTGAGATGATTGAGGCAATGCCCTTTGCTCCTAATGCTATCATTTGGGGGTCCCTTATGGCTGCTTGTCATGTCCATGGTGAGACTGAGTTAGGAGAATTTGCTGCTAAGTAAGTTCCCAAACATGAGCCTGATCACGATGGGGCTCTC CTTGTCGTCTTATCAAACTTATATgctaaagaaagaagatgggAAGGCGTAGGGGAAGTTAGAAAAGTAATGAACAAGATGGGCGTTTCAAAAGAGGGAGGAGGACGCAGTAGAATTGAATTGATCAACGAGGTCCATGAATTTCAAATGGCAG AGAAGCAAGCAGATCAAATATATCACAATTTAGATGAGGTAGTTCAAAAGCTGAATCTGGTTGGTTATACGCCACAGACAAATTGTGTGCTTATCGACTTAGagga agaaaagaagaaatcaacCCTTCAGCACAGCGAAAAGTTGGCACTTCGCGATGCCCTCATGAATGGAGGGCGACACATTTACATTACAAAGAACCCTCGGATTTGTGAATATTGTCATGCTTTTATGAAATTAgcctaaaaaatatatgcCAGAGAGATCTTCATTAGGGACAGAAGTAGATTTCACCATTACAAAGACGGTTCATGTTCTTGTACAGACTACTGGTGA
- the LOC101220408 gene encoding uncharacterized protein LOC101220408: MKTVLSTSVSSNSTTTTAAVEDDERSEARDSCYYPGCRKDANCDCKICLESINATLDLMPYSVQKSSLTKLSASRPNVETTPISFNPSILTTPTTVTSRISKYPKFESPVKLSSKFKAEEGGRDSSSLRRFVTLVFVLSLILAVTTGFSCAIARVIRPKLSAEIVRTASKNSQFVQNLNGKLRVLERELQGMVNAEISNCSYSNSYWEIDQEGMILSSKCTMYKSATETVSIWGWPLQTAGLLRTGFSQRSFTILSGRVTEWSDGGIGYLVREANTSWVQKRWGASAVQLDPHTWVLEYRQSSLLENSSLNMMAADFFKHWMRIVIRRLKNELWLFLDGETNFHQITVTSDFKTPT; this comes from the exons ATGAAAACGGTCCTTTCAACCTCCGTTTCTTCAAATTCAACCACCACCACAGCCGCCGTAGAAGATGATGAGCGATCCGAAGCCCGCGACAGCTGTTACTATCCCGGTTGTCGGAAAGATGCGAATTGCGATTGCAAGATTTGCTTAGAGAGTATCAATGCCACTTTGGATCTAATGCCTTACAGTGTCCAAAAAAGCTCCCTCACCAAGCTCTCTGCTTCCAGACCTAATGTCGAAACCACTCCCATTTCCTTTAACCCTTCCATTTTGACCACGCCGACAACGGTCACCTCTCGGATCTCGAAGTATCCTAAATTTGAATCTCCGGTGAAATTGAGTTCGAAATTCAAGGCTGAGGAAGGGGGAAGAGATTCGAGTTCGTTGCGTCGGTTTGTTACGTTGGTTTTTGTTCTGAGTTTGATCCTTGCGGTGACTACTGGGTTCTCGTGTGCGATTGCTAGGGTTATTCGACCCAAGCTGTCGGCGGAGATTGTTAGAACTGCGAGTAAGAATTCTCAGTTCGTGCAGAATTTGAATGGAAAATTGAGGGTTCTGGAGAGGGAGTTGCAGGGAATGGTGAATGCCGAGATTTCAAATTGTAGTTACTCGAATTCCTATTGGGAAATTGACCAG GAGGGAATGATCTTAAGTTCGAAGTGTACAATGTACAAATCAGCCACCGAGACAGTGAGCATATGGGGATGGCCACTGCAGACAGCTGGATTGCTTCGTACCGGGTTTTCGCAACGATCATTCACAATCTTATCCGGCAGAGTTACAGAG TGGTCTGATGGAGGAATTGGTTACCTGGTTCGAGAGGCGAATACTTCTTGGGTGCAGAAGAGATGGGGTGCTTCAGCTGTGCAATTAGATCCTCATACATGGGTTCTTGAGTACCGTCAAAGCTCGTTGTTAGAGAACTCAAGCTTAAATATGATGGCGGCAGATTTCTTCAAACATTGGATGAGGATAGTCATAAGAAGATTGAAGAATGAGCTCTGGCTGTTTTTGGATGGTGAAACCAATTTTCATCAGATTACAGTTACTAGTGATTTCAAGACCCCAACTTGA
- the LOC101220170 gene encoding uncharacterized protein LOC101220170, which produces MEIELVVTCDCCGLKEDCTQFYISEVKAKFEGKWLCGLCSEAVRDEAKRSKKPLVGNLEEAVNAHMSFCRKFKSNPAVRVADGMRLMLRRRSSDVSSSSPSSSSSVKKYARSASSSQVGFDMSSLSLY; this is translated from the coding sequence atggagATTGAGCTTGTTGTCACTTGCGATTGCTGTGGGCTGAAAGAAGATTGTACACAATTCTATATCAGTGAAGTTAAGGctaaatttgaaggaaaatggCTTTGTGGGCTTTGTTCTGAAGCTGTTAGAGATGAAGCTAAACGAAGCAAAAAACCATTGGTGGGAAATTTAGAAGAAGCTGTCAATGCTCATATGTCGTTttgtagaaaatttaaatctaatccTGCTGTTCGTGTTGCTGATGGAATGAGGCTTATGCTTAGGAGGAGATCCAGCGATGTGTCCTCTTCCTCGCCATCGTCATCTTCTTCTGTTAAGAAGTATGCGAGATCCGCTAGCTCCTCTCAGGTGGGTTTCGACATGTCGTCTCTGTCGCTCTACTGA